The genomic DNA CCGCGCCGCTGGAGCCGGACAACTTGTACGCCCTTTCCAAGCGCGCCGCCGACGGCGCCGCGAGGATGTACGCGGAACATTACGGCATGCGGGTCCTGGTCGCGCGCCCCGGGAACCATATCGGGCCCGGGCAATCCTCCCGCTTCGTGGCCACCGGGTTCGCGGAGCAGGTGGCGGCCATCGCGCTGGGCCGCGCCGAGCCCGTCGTGCGCGTCGGCAACCTCGACAGCCTCCGGGACTTCCTCGACGTGCGCGACGTGGCCCGGGCCTACCGGCTGCTGCTCGAGCGGGGGCGTCCGGGCGAGGCCTACAACATCGCCTCCGGGAAGCAGGTCCGGGTCGGGGACCTCCTCGACGAGTTGTGCCGCCTGGCCGGGATCCGGCCCCGCATCGAGGTGGACCCGGCCCGCTACCGGCCCGCCGATGTCCACGGCGGACTGGATTGCGGAAAGATCCGGCGCGAGCTGGGGTGGGCGCCGGCGATCCCCTTGTCGGACACCCTGCGGACGATCCTGGACGACGCCCGGCAGCGCCTCGCGAAGGCGGAGTAGGCCATGGGCGGGGCGCGGCGCATCCTCTCCGTCGGCGTGCGGGTGGGGTTGTGTGTCGGCCTCATGGGTTTCCTGCTGCGCCGCCTCGATCTCGCGGAGTTTGGCCGCGTCCTGGCGGGGGCCGCCGCGCAGTGGCCGTGGTGGCTGGCGGGCCTGGGCTTCACCTTCCTCGGCCTCTTCGCGGGGGCCTGGCGGTGGGCTGAACTCCTCGCCGCCCAGGGGCTTCGGCTCCCGTTCGGGCAGGTGTTCAGCATCTTTTTCATCGGCCAGTTCTTCAACGCCTTCATGCTCGGCGCCTGCGGCGGCGACGTGGCGCGCGCCTACTACGTGACGCGCCGGGCCGGCGGCGGCCGCCGGGCCGAGGCGGCCTCGACCGTGCTCGTGGACCGGGCGATCGGGTTATGGGTTACGATCGCCTTCGGCTGCGTCATGATCGCCGTCGACCATGCCCTGTTCGCCCATTATCCCGCCAACCGGTGGCCGGCGATCTTCATGTGGGCGCTCTTGGCGGGCTCCGCGGCCGCGGCCTGGCTGCTCTTCCGCCGGAACCTGGCGGAGCATCCCTGGCTGGCGGCGCGGCTGAACCCGGCCTCGCGCGTCGGTGGTCTGGTCCGCCGGGTCTACGCCGCGTTCTATCTCTATCGCCGGCGGCCCGCGCTCCTGGCCGGGGCGGCCGGCCTGTCGCTGGTCAATCTCTTCGGCCTCACCCTGGCCTGCTGGAGTTTCGCCCGGAGCCTGGGCGTGGACGCGCCCCTGGCGGTGTTCTTTGCCCTCTTCCCCGTGATCACCGTCGTCGCCGCGATTCCCCTGACCCCGGGCAGCCTCGGCGTGCGCGAGAGCCTCTTCGTGACGCTCTTTGCCGCCGTGCAGGTCGGGGACGAAACCGCGCTGTCGCTGTCCCTGCTGGTGTACGCCGGCAGCCTGGTCTGGAGCCTGTTCGGCGGGGCGATCTTCCTGGGCTACGCCGCCGGGGAAGGCCACGGCTTCCGCGAGGAACTGGAGGCCATTCAGCACGACGCGCCGCGGGAGGGGTTGCCGTGAACTGGGCGCAGCCGGCGCCCGGCGGCACTCGGCTCACGCTACGCATCGTGCCGCGCGCCGACCGCGACGCCGTTCAAGGGGTGCAAGGCGAGGCGCTCAAGATCAGGCTCCGTGCCCCGCCCGTGGACAACAAGGCCAACGCGGCGCTGATCGAATTCCTGGCCGACCGGCTGGTTCTGCCGCGCTCGCGAATCCGGCTGCTTTCCGGCGCCTCGGGCCGGAACAAGCTGGTCCTGGTGTCCGGGATGGACGCCGCGGAAATCGCCCGCCGCCTCCCTCTATCGTAACAAACTACTTCACGGGTGTGAAGTGGTTTGTTGTGGATAAACGGGGCGCCCGGATCGTTAGCGTGCAGGGCCATTCAACCTGATCGAGTGAAATGTGACACGGGCATCCCGCCCGTTCCGTTCACGGCCGGGATGTCCGTGCTGCTCTCCTGACGCTCTTCTTCGCCCAGGATTCAGGCGGGGCGGATCAGAGGCGCATGGATTGAGTCAGCCCCTTCGCCGACGGCCACTCCTTGCGCCGGGGGCCCTGCCGGAGCGTGACGCGGTCCGGCGCGCAATCCAGGTCGATCGGTTCCTCCGGCCGGCGCTGCTTCCAGATCGCCGCGAGGCAGAGCGCCTTTTCCAACCCGTCGCCGCGCCGGTAGTTGGCGACCTCGTCGGGCTGGGCGACGCGCGACCCGTCGTAGATGGATTCGCCCGGCATCGCGTCCAGCCAGTCCTCGGCTTGCCGGTCGTCCAGGCCCTCCGCCCGCTTCAGCGTGACCGGGCTGCGCTCGAGCGCGGCCTTCAGGAAGGGCGCCCAGTCGCACCGCGACAGGTCGCGCCAGGCGTAGAAAGCCAGGTCGGCGACGCGTGATGTCCCGCGCAGGGCCTCGACCTCCGCCACGATCTGCTCCCGGGTCATCCCCGGCCGGAGCGCGACGGACGGGACGGAGCGGAACTCCTTTTCGCCCGAAGGCAGGCGCGGCTCGAGGCGCGTGAAACGGACGATCTCCTGGATGATCTCGCAGGCGTGCGCGTTGTAGCAGTTGAATTCCTTTTTCAGCAACTCCACGTCCGCCTCGTTCGCCAGGTCGATCTTGTGCGTCTTGAAGAAGCTCTCGAACTTGTTCAGCGGGACGCGGCCGTCGATCGGCTCGGCGAAGAACTCGTCCTCGTCGATCTCCTCGAGCAGCTTGTTCCGGGAGGCGTCGCTGACCTTGAACGAGCTCGTGTGTTCGTACGCGTAGACCTTCTCGGCGGGGATGTACCGCGGCTTGCCTCCGAACTCGTGCGCGATCTGGAAGCAGCCCTGGTGCTTCGAGTTCTGCCGCAGGTAGTTCGAGAGGATCTCCGCGTTGATGTCCGTGCGCAGGAACGCCGTGAGCTTCCCGCGGAACCGTTCCAGGGCCTTCGGGTTTATCGTCGCGTCCGGGTAGATGGTGTGGATGAACCCGGTGGGGTGCGCGACGATCGTGACCTGCTCGTGGCGCAGGGCGCGCTGGGCCTTCTCCGTCAGCTCCGTCCCGTTGAACCACATGTTCTTCGTCACGACGCGGCGGTTATTGGTCAGGATCCCGTCGCCGACGTCCACGAAGTTCTGGGAATGCAGCGCCGTGCCCATCAGGAAGATATCCTCCAGCGGGATGCCGCAGATCGCGAACAGGGCGGCGGCGTAGAGCGTGGAGAGCGAGACGCATTCCCCCGCGCCGGCCCGGTAGCCCTCCTTGAACCGGAAGGCGTCCATGGCCT from Kiritimatiellia bacterium includes the following:
- a CDS encoding DUF167 domain-containing protein, translating into MNWAQPAPGGTRLTLRIVPRADRDAVQGVQGEALKIRLRAPPVDNKANAALIEFLADRLVLPRSRIRLLSGASGRNKLVLVSGMDAAEIARRLPLS
- a CDS encoding GDP-mannose 4,6-dehydratase, with the translated sequence MKVLVTGAGGFAGWHVVADLAAAGHEPLAMDRPGVALPPAAAPCSGDVLDREATGQRVAELQPGGCIHLAGVAFVPMGWTDPDAVFSSNVLGTVRVLEAFRRHAPAARVLVVTSAEVYGRSGAAGRALDEAAPLEPDNLYALSKRAADGAARMYAEHYGMRVLVARPGNHIGPGQSSRFVATGFAEQVAAIALGRAEPVVRVGNLDSLRDFLDVRDVARAYRLLLERGRPGEAYNIASGKQVRVGDLLDELCRLAGIRPRIEVDPARYRPADVHGGLDCGKIRRELGWAPAIPLSDTLRTILDDARQRLAKAE
- a CDS encoding flippase-like domain-containing protein, translating into MGGARRILSVGVRVGLCVGLMGFLLRRLDLAEFGRVLAGAAAQWPWWLAGLGFTFLGLFAGAWRWAELLAAQGLRLPFGQVFSIFFIGQFFNAFMLGACGGDVARAYYVTRRAGGGRRAEAASTVLVDRAIGLWVTIAFGCVMIAVDHALFAHYPANRWPAIFMWALLAGSAAAAWLLFRRNLAEHPWLAARLNPASRVGGLVRRVYAAFYLYRRRPALLAGAAGLSLVNLFGLTLACWSFARSLGVDAPLAVFFALFPVITVVAAIPLTPGSLGVRESLFVTLFAAVQVGDETALSLSLLVYAGSLVWSLFGGAIFLGYAAGEGHGFREELEAIQHDAPREGLP